From Nitrospirota bacterium, a single genomic window includes:
- a CDS encoding c-type cytochrome, whose product MNSLFRTIVVAGALLLQVVPLSWGASQEILRPRVPRDQIEAARAVTNPFPPSDEMIAKGKALFEGKAFCKACHGADGKGLGGDIAPGSLKGPLPRNFTDKAWQATRTDGELFWILKNGSKGTAMASFIPLVLTEEEAWQVLLYVRSFGRL is encoded by the coding sequence GTGAATAGTTTGTTTCGGACTATTGTGGTGGCTGGCGCGCTGCTCCTCCAAGTTGTGCCCCTCTCGTGGGGCGCAAGTCAGGAAATCCTCCGCCCGCGTGTGCCGCGCGATCAGATCGAAGCGGCCCGTGCCGTGACCAATCCGTTCCCTCCCAGCGACGAGATGATTGCGAAGGGGAAAGCGTTGTTTGAAGGGAAAGCCTTCTGCAAGGCATGTCATGGAGCCGATGGGAAAGGGCTGGGAGGTGATATTGCACCGGGGAGTTTGAAGGGGCCCCTGCCGAGAAATTTCACGGATAAGGCCTGGCAAGCCACTCGAACCGACGGGGAATTGTTTTGGATTTTGAAGAATGGCAGCAAGGGCACGGCCATGGCTTCTTTTATTCCGCTTGTGCTGACAGAAGAAGAAGCCTGGCAGGTCCTGCTGTACGTTAGGTCTTTTGGTCGTCTGTGA